In Hahella sp. HNIBRBA332, the genomic window CTGTTGCAGCAACTCATCCACCGCCTCCTGTGCGGTGGGCGCATGATCGACGATGTGTTTGATCTGATCGTCGTCGAGAAAATCATGTACGCCATCGGAAGTGAGGATCAGAATATCGCCAATTTCCAGCGGGGTCTTGCCGTAATCAATGGGCAGATTGTTATCCATGCCGACCGCCCGGGAGAGCATCTTTCTACCACCTCCCAGACTGACGATGTGGTCCCGCGTCAGGCGGCTCAGTTCGCTATGACGCAACAGATAGATGCGGCTGTCGCCCACATGAAAAATATGCGCGGTGCGGGATTTGAGAATCAAGGCGGAAAAGGTGCAGAGATAGCCTTTGGCCTCATGCACGAACTCCTGGCTTTTGCGGTACAGTCTGAGATTGAGTGAGGAGAGTATCTTCTGTCCTGCGTGACTTACCGCCCAGGTGTCCGGCGTCTTCTGATAGTCGGCGATGAACAGGTCCACCGCTGTTGCGCTGGCTTCCTTGCCGGCTTCCGCGGAGCTGACTCCGTCCGCCAGTGCGGCGACGACGCCTTTGCTGTGCAGGCGTCGCTCCTGTGATGGGACGCACACCGCCACTGCGTCTTCATTTAGGGCTTTGACGCCGGCGGCGGTGATTGAGCCGTAGTGGACGATCAGAGGCATGATTGACTCATGACGGCTCAGCTTACATCGATCATATGCACGGTGCCGTCAGGCATAACTTCCGCGATTTGGCCGCTGGGCTCGTCCAGGAACCAGCAGGCGACGAACACCACCGCTGCGGAAACGGCGATTACCTGGAAGAAGGTGCTGTAATCGACGAATGAGAGTACGGTCAGGTAGGCGACTCCGCCCACGTTGCCGTAAGCGCCGGCCATGCCTGCAATTTGTCCGGTCATGCGCCGTTTGACCAGAGGTACGATGGCGAACACCGCGCCTTCGCCGGCCTGCACGAAGAAAGAGCAGCACATGGTGGCGGCCACCGCGAGGGGCAGCCACCAGCTACCGTCGATCATGCTGAGCACGAAGTAACCTCCGGCCAGACCGCCGATCAGCAACATCATGCTCTTGCGACGACCGATCTTATCGCTGAAGTGTCCCCCGGTGGGGCGGGCCACCAGATTCATGAACGCGAAACCAGAAGCGAGCAGACCTGCTTTGACTGGATCCAGACCATCAAAGGTCTCCAGGAAGAATAGCGGCAGCATGGACACCACCGCCAGTTCTGAACCAAAGGTCACGAAGTAAGCCAGATCCAGCAGCGCCACTTGTTTGAACTTGTAGCGTTCATACTCTGGCGCGCCGTGAGTCAGGTTTTCCTTGTTGACCTTCCAGATCTGGCTGGTCTGGAACAGGAACAGTATTACCAGGGCGATCCATAAAATGTACATGGTGTTGTCAGTGAGCAGGGCGACGCCGGCGGGAGACAGTTTCCAGGCCAGTACCGCCAGGGCCAGGTACATCGGCACGTTCATCACCAGGTAGAAGATAAAATCGCCTTTGCTGGTGACCTCCAGGCCGCCGGATTTTTTCGGTTTGAAGTAGGTTGAGCCTTTGGGCGTATTGCGGGCTACTTTGTAGTAAATGATGCCGTAGAGGAAGGTGAGTACACCAGTCAGGCCCAGAGCGTAGCGCCATCCGTCATCGCCGCCGAACAGCAGGGCGAGTGTGGGAAGCGTCATGGCGCCGGCGGCGGATCCGAAGTTGCCCCAGCCGCCGTAGATGCCTTCAGCGATGCCAACCTGTTTGGCGGGAAACCATTCACCTACCATGCGAATGCCGATCACGAAGCCTGCGCCGACGAAGCCGAGCAGGAAACGGAACAAGGCCAGGGACTCATAGGTGTCCGCCATGGCGAAGCCGGCGCAGATGAATGAAGAGGAGATCAGCAAGCCGCTATAAACCAATCGTGGACCGTACTTGTCGACCAGAATGCCGATCAGGATCCGCGCCGGAATCGTCAGCGCGACGTTGAGAATCAGAAGGGCTTTGATCTGCTGGCTGCTCAGATCCAGCGCCTCTTTAATGAATACCATCAAAGGCGCATGGCTGAACCACACCACAAAGGTCAGGAAAAACGCGAACCAAGTGATATGGAGCGTCTTTATCTTGCCGTCGCTGAAGTTGAATAAATTGAGTTTGCTGTCAGTACTCATACATCTCCCCTTCGCATAGGGTTGGAAAGGACATGGGAAAGCATTGGCTTTCGTTAGGGACCATGGATGACTGCAATATTTCATCTGTGCGGTCCAATCGAATTGACCGGTATCAAATTGCTTCAGTGGCCGGTTCGGTCGTGGCGAAGGGCGCTACCTCCAAAGAGATAGCCTCTGCGGGGCCTGTTTTTGCGGTGTTTATGAGGGATTCAGGAAAAATCTACCTATAAGTAGGTAGCCAAACGCCAGCACAGGAGAGGGCGTGGTTTATTTGGGTAAGAAGGGTCTTCTTGGCGTTTTTAACCAGTATTCTTGCAACAAAGGCCGATAAAACTCGGCGCAAACTGCTGCATGAGGAAAACGCCAATGCTCTATACCGAAAAACTGGGACAACGCGCGCTCGCCGCGGCGACGCTGGCGTTCGCCGCCAACTTTTCGGTATGGACGCTGTATGCGGTGCTGGGGCTGCGCATTCGAGAGCAACTTGACCTCAGCATCGTCCAGTTCGGATTGTTGCTGGCGGCGCCGATGTTCAGCGGCGCGTTGCTGCGCTTTCCCGCAGGCATGCTGAGCGAGGTGATGTCCTGCCGGAAGTTGTTTATCTGGCAGATGGCGCTGCTGCCGCCGGCGCTGTTTATGTTGCCGCTGATTTCCAGCTACCAAGGATATCTACTGGCGGGATTATGGTTGGGCGTCTCCGGCGTATCTTTCACTATTGGCATTCGCTACGTCACCGCTTGGTTTGAAAGTCGCCGTCAGGGCTTCGCCATGGGCGTGTTCGGCGCAGGCAACGCCGGCGCGGCGGTGACCCTGGCGCTAGCCCCGGTTATTGAGCGGGTATGGAGCGCTGAGTTAATCGGACCCGCCTATGGGCTGGGGATGCTTGTCACCCTGGTGTTGTTCTGGGCGCTGGCGCCGGAGGACACCCGCTACATGCAAACCCGGCGGCGTGCGGATCTGGCGTATCATCTACAGCCGCTGAAAGATCCCCAGGTGTGGCGCTTCAGCCTGTATTACTACTTCGTATTCGGCAGCTTCCTGGCGTTGTTGATGTGGTTGCCGCACTACTACGTCAATGCGTATGGGCTGTCTTTACAGAACGCCATGCTGCTGACGCTGCTATTCGTCACCACTTCCAGCATGGTGCGGGCGCTGGGAGGCTGGTTCGCAGACCGCTATGGGGGCAGGGCGGTGAACTGGAGCGTGTTCTGGATCTGCTTGGTGTGCTTGTTCTTTCTAAGTTATCCGCCTACTAGCATGACTATTCATGGCGTTGATCGGGATGTGCAACTGGAAATTCGCGTCAACGTATGGGTGTTCACTCTACTGATGCTGATTATTGGCGTGGCGCAGGGCTTCGGCCGCGCTTCGGTCTACAAAATCATCCATGACTACTTCCCCGACCATATGGGCAGCGTCGGCGGAACCGTCGCCACACTCGGCGCCGCTGGCGGTTTCACCCTGCCCATCGCCTTCGCCCTGGCGGTTGAAGCGCTAGGCGTTCACTCCGCCAGCTTCATGGTGCTCTACGGCGTATTGGCCGCCTGCATGGTGGCCATGTACGCAGCCATCCGTAATGAGCGCAGCCGACGCCGGGTGCGGGAAGCGAGGGAGCATAACTTTCTGTTGGATGATTGAGATTGGAGGGAATTGAACAGCAAATTTGCGGTATTCTTGGAGGGTTGAGTGAACGCGTGGATCGCCAGCCCTGCTGGGGATGTCTGGTTGCAGGGAGGTCGGAACTGGGCTTAATAGAATTTGGGACGCCAAACCCAAGCGAGTTTGAATAGCCTTTTGTAGACAGTCGAGATGAAGAAAAAAGTCTCAATTACAATCATACTTATATTTGTTTTAAGCTTGCTTCCATGTATCAGCCGAACCTGGAAGTTGGCGTCGGACGCACATGGTCTGGTTATACTTGCCACTCTCAACCCGAATGAAATGACATTTAATCCGTATAGCAACGACGGACTGTTTATTAATCCAGAAATCGCCTTGCTCTTATTGGAAAATTTCGAGTATCCCTACAGAAGGTGCTCGAGCATTTCTGAAATAATAGAAATTTGTAATACCTCTCTAATTACCTGGGTTGGTCGTGCACTGGATACGCATGGACCTGTGCAAACAGAGCGTGGTTATCGCCTGTTGAGCTATTTTATCTCGCGTGGTGAAGACGTTAATAAGCTAACCGATGGTATGGCTCCGGTCCACGAGGCGATTCTCTTTCGTAATGCAAAGTATTTAAAAGTATTACTGGACGCCGGCGCGAGCCTTGATATAAAGATTGAGCGCCCCGGAAGAGAATACGATGGGCTTGATGTACTACAGTTTCTTGAATTACTTGAATCAAAGAAAGACACGAAATTTAATGAAATTCGCAAAATTATTCAGCAAGTTAAGGCTTAACAACGCATCGTTAGGGGGAAACTGCGCTGCAATTCGACATTGGGCGCACTGTGTATGAATCTGAAGCAGGTATGTGAAACACTTTTAGACAACGCTGATATGCGTATTGACTTTAGCGCCTTTCCAAAAGTTACCCTGGATATACTGGTTTATGGAACCATGAACGATAAGTATTGGAAGGTGGTTTTTGAATGTGGCCAGGTCGTTTACATGGACGCGGAGCTTGACGATGACGCATCGAAAAATGATCTATTTGTCGTCCTGGAAACCCGTGTAAAAGAAACAACCAAAAGTAAAATAACGCCTTCAGTTCAACATAGAATGAATGATCTACAAGATGAAGACCCTGTGTGGGAGGTGCATTTGTATGGCGGTATGTCGCTCACACTGATTACGACAAAGTTTGACTGGAAGCTCGTAGAGCTAGCTGAAAGTGAGTACAACTTGGCTTGCGCCTGATGAGTCAAAGCATGATGGCTTGGGTGAGGCTGTCACCTTATTTTTGCATTATGGCGCTATCTGCAGCGTATCAGTACGGATGATTGCGTCATATGAAAACGGATGAGTTCATCGAAAATAGAATAAGGTGGAGAGCGCGTGAACACGGAATACCAAAGCAGAGCACTCATTTTTGGGCGGATGTTAAAAATGCGCCTCAAATCCATCTGCCCAAAGAGCTTGGTAAGCCGATCCTGATATCTTCCAGTAGCGAAGCTGACTTGATTGTTTTATGCACCCGAGGCGCAGCGGTTAAGAGTAATGGACAAGAGACCACACTTAGCTACGAAGACATCGAAGAGATTCGCGATGCGCCAATCATTGAGGATGAAGACAAGGCCGACCTTTCTCGGCTAGTCATTAAACTATCCAGCGGCAATGAAATATTTGTATCTCCAGAGCCCTACGGTCCTGCATTTTCTATATGGAATATACTGATTATGCTCCAGAGAATGCACAGCTCCTAGGTGATTTTGACGTTCACACACAAAACGGCTGGGGCGGAAATATTTTCGAAGCCACCTCTTTTGTAAAAAACCTGAAAGGCCGCCATCAAAAATTAGCTTGATGAGCCAAATGTTAGGTATTCCAGTAATCGTAGGGCGCTATGGAGTTTAAGGCAGAAATACAGAAATTAATAGGCTTGGAAGTTTCCTTGCCTTGGAAAGGATATGGATCGGCTATTTTTCTTGAGCTTGGGACATTGTCTTCAGTTAAAACAAAGCGGGGGCTAAAGGAAAAAGGCGAGGCTTGTATTGCGATTGAATGGGACTGGAGGGTCGAGCGAGAGGGTAGAATATTGTTTGGGAGTTCAAATTCAAATGTTGAAGTCACTCGCGGTATTCAATCTTTAATGCATTGCCGTATAGAGAGCATAGAAATCAGTGGTAATGTACCTGAGCTGGAAGTTGTTTTCTCTGATAAAAGCTGTCTAAGATCCATGATAATGGTTACCGGTGATCCTATGTGGTCAATCAGGCTCCTAACTGGAGAGTGGATTTCGTCTGTCGACGGCAAGCTAAGCGATGAAAATGCAACACCATATCTAACAGAGGAAGAAAAAGAGGCTTTTCTAATTGCAGAGGCTGCTGCTGCAAGATGGGGCGTTCCAGAGAGGCAACCGTGTGGCGGGTCTTGTTCGGAGTGTAAGTATTATGCGCCAATAGATGGTAATGGGCATCTATTGGATTATGGCGTTTGTGTTAGTGGAGACAGCACATTCGATGGTTGCGTGGTCAACTTTCGCAGTGGTTGTCCCAAGTTTTTTGCTAAAGGTTTTTCATGAGCGATAAAAACGATAAAGGAAAAGAGTTGGCTGAGCAGTTAATAGATGCTGGGCTTAAAGGAGTTACTGAGGATATGCTTGAAAACATGTCAGTAAGGGAGCTTAAGATTCTTCGTGAAAAATTCATAACGGATCTATTTGGTAATAATCGTACGAATATTGTTGACTGTCAGTTTGAAATTACTAGGGAAAAAATTAGAAAAATAGAAGAAAAGGCGCTTAAAAGACTTCGCGATCATCCCTAATGGCGTAAATGAGATGGGAGTTAATATATGCCTTTTACGGGGGATGTTTTAGAAGGCTAAGTATAAGAGAGGAATAGTGGCTGGCAACAGAGGAGAAGTTAGGAAAACCTTTTCTATTGGAATATGCGGGCCTCTTCTAAATCACGTTGGTGCCTCTCAAGTATTGAGATGTTCAAAAAGATTAATTTTTATCTAATCATGAGTATGCGTAAAGTATATGTGTTTGGTATCGATGAAAAAGTGGATGATACCGACAGATTAATGAACGAGCTGTTTGAAGAAATAGCCAGGGAAATTATACGGAGCGGAGGCGTTGTCGTTGACAGGCAGCTTTTTCCATTGGTGCCTGATTGGTTTATGTGGGTAAAAACTCTAACTTCGGAAGTGATTATTTGTGGGGCTATATACCGCCTTTCCCCTGGACGGTGGGGGATAGATATTCGAAACTTACCTAAAGAGCTTAAGCAAGGGCAGTCTACACATGGCTGGTTGGAGCCAGGGAATATGAGTCGGGAAATCAGTCCGGAAGTATATGAGTATCTGTCGCCAATAATTGAATCTGTTGTCAAGCGATACGCTAAGTATTGTTTCTGGGTAGACAACAACGAAGATTTTAAGCGTTTTGTGAATTAACCTATATAAATAACTCTCCAAAATATGAGCAATGTGATTGGTCTCAGGGGGCTATATGCTCGCAGTAGTAGGAGCAACCAGAATGAAGCGAGCAATTCGCTTAATTTGGAGAACTATTCCCTGGGCAGATGGTTTAAGGCTGGACATGGCGCATTCGATTCGGCGTAAGAAATATACTGAAATCTGTTCTCTTTGAATCATAGGGTGCAAATGAAAAATCTTATTCTTCTATTAATTTCTCTGGCTGTTTGTGGTTGTGCTACAGATGCGGCGCATTTTACTTCAAAATATGAACGGTGTAATGATCCAGCTTTTACGAGTTGCTTAGGAGTTGATACTGTTAGGTGTGATGCAGAATTTTCAGAAGCAGAGGCATTGTGTAAGAATAAGCT contains:
- a CDS encoding nitrate/nitrite transporter, with the translated sequence MLYTEKLGQRALAAATLAFAANFSVWTLYAVLGLRIREQLDLSIVQFGLLLAAPMFSGALLRFPAGMLSEVMSCRKLFIWQMALLPPALFMLPLISSYQGYLLAGLWLGVSGVSFTIGIRYVTAWFESRRQGFAMGVFGAGNAGAAVTLALAPVIERVWSAELIGPAYGLGMLVTLVLFWALAPEDTRYMQTRRRADLAYHLQPLKDPQVWRFSLYYYFVFGSFLALLMWLPHYYVNAYGLSLQNAMLLTLLFVTTSSMVRALGGWFADRYGGRAVNWSVFWICLVCLFFLSYPPTSMTIHGVDRDVQLEIRVNVWVFTLLMLIIGVAQGFGRASVYKIIHDYFPDHMGSVGGTVATLGAAGGFTLPIAFALAVEALGVHSASFMVLYGVLAACMVAMYAAIRNERSRRRVREAREHNFLLDD
- a CDS encoding NarK family nitrate/nitrite MFS transporter, with translation MSTDSKLNLFNFSDGKIKTLHITWFAFFLTFVVWFSHAPLMVFIKEALDLSSQQIKALLILNVALTIPARILIGILVDKYGPRLVYSGLLISSSFICAGFAMADTYESLALFRFLLGFVGAGFVIGIRMVGEWFPAKQVGIAEGIYGGWGNFGSAAGAMTLPTLALLFGGDDGWRYALGLTGVLTFLYGIIYYKVARNTPKGSTYFKPKKSGGLEVTSKGDFIFYLVMNVPMYLALAVLAWKLSPAGVALLTDNTMYILWIALVILFLFQTSQIWKVNKENLTHGAPEYERYKFKQVALLDLAYFVTFGSELAVVSMLPLFFLETFDGLDPVKAGLLASGFAFMNLVARPTGGHFSDKIGRRKSMMLLIGGLAGGYFVLSMIDGSWWLPLAVAATMCCSFFVQAGEGAVFAIVPLVKRRMTGQIAGMAGAYGNVGGVAYLTVLSFVDYSTFFQVIAVSAAVVFVACWFLDEPSGQIAEVMPDGTVHMIDVS